Proteins encoded by one window of Collimonas fungivorans:
- a CDS encoding Hsp70 family protein, with translation MSNACGVDFGTSNSTVGWSRPGQNALLPLEDGKVTLPSVVFFNAEDDAFSFGRAALSAYLAGYEGRLMRSLKSLLGSSLIDAQTEVGGRALPFRALLTHFIAELKTRAELAAGKNFQSVVLGRPVFFVDDNPAADQRAEDTLADIARSVGFQHIAFQYEPIAAAFDYESSIEREELVLIADIGGGTSDFSLVRLSPQRAASSERRDDILATGGVHIGGTDFDKYLSLSSVMPMLGLGSRLVNNSEVPSSYYFNLATWHTINQIYTRKAWLQLKDVQRETVEREKFSRLLDLVEQRAGHWLALQVEQGKIGLSDAETVQLSLDRIAPGQALSLTRQQFNDSIGHLVSTVEDTVGNLLRDAGVTPAQVDTVFFTGGSSGVQLLRHKIAALVPSAKAVEGDLFGSIGAGLALDAVRKFG, from the coding sequence ATGTCAAATGCTTGCGGCGTGGATTTCGGCACGTCTAATTCCACAGTTGGCTGGAGCAGGCCCGGACAAAACGCCTTGCTGCCGCTGGAAGACGGCAAAGTCACTTTGCCGTCGGTGGTGTTCTTCAACGCGGAAGACGACGCCTTCAGTTTCGGCCGCGCCGCCCTGAGCGCTTACCTGGCCGGTTACGAGGGACGCCTGATGCGTTCCCTGAAGAGCTTGCTCGGCTCCAGCCTGATCGATGCCCAGACCGAGGTCGGCGGCCGTGCGCTGCCGTTCCGCGCCCTGCTGACCCATTTCATCGCCGAACTGAAAACCCGCGCCGAACTCGCCGCCGGCAAAAATTTCCAGAGCGTGGTGCTGGGCCGCCCGGTATTTTTTGTCGACGACAACCCGGCCGCCGACCAGCGCGCCGAAGATACGCTGGCGGACATCGCCCGCTCGGTCGGCTTCCAGCACATCGCTTTCCAGTACGAACCTATCGCCGCCGCGTTCGACTATGAATCCAGCATCGAACGCGAAGAGCTGGTGCTGATCGCCGACATCGGCGGCGGCACTTCCGACTTTTCGCTGGTGCGCCTGTCGCCGCAGCGCGCCGCCAGCAGCGAACGGCGCGACGATATCCTGGCGACCGGCGGCGTGCACATCGGCGGCACCGATTTCGATAAATACCTGAGCCTGTCGAGCGTGATGCCGATGCTGGGACTGGGCAGCCGCCTGGTGAACAACAGCGAAGTGCCGTCCAGCTATTATTTCAACCTGGCGACCTGGCACACCATCAACCAGATCTACACGCGCAAGGCCTGGCTGCAGCTGAAAGACGTCCAGCGTGAAACTGTCGAACGCGAAAAATTCAGCCGTCTGCTAGACCTGGTTGAACAGCGCGCCGGCCACTGGCTGGCCTTGCAGGTGGAACAGGGCAAGATCGGTTTGTCCGACGCCGAAACAGTGCAGCTCAGCCTCGACCGTATCGCTCCCGGCCAGGCCTTGAGCCTGACGCGCCAGCAGTTCAACGACAGCATCGGACATTTGGTAAGTACGGTGGAAGATACCGTCGGCAACCTGCTGCGCGATGCCGGCGTGACGCCGGCGCAAGTCGATACGGTATTCTTTACCGGCGGCTCCAGCGGCGTGCAGCTGCTGCGCCACAAGATTGCGGCACTGGTGCCGTCGGCAAAAGCGGTGGAAGGCGACCTGTTCGGCAGCATCGGCGCCGGCCTGGCGCTGGATGCGGTACGCAAGTTCGGCTGA
- a CDS encoding DUF2804 domain-containing protein: MIPVSLPAAPANVIAADGQPCMGRYAGQTGTIDWSTLAPPYARGKLWRRFHHKRWQYVALSTPQLLCGIAIVDVGWTNTAFAYVFDRQQGKQIAGFSQDGIPGLSARVSDRPDGASRFHCFGNRIDYQPPAAGDQSGGMYQLSVQCEQFELEAEFDAGQAAPLFLAVGPIVHGSVHATQKSPGMPLTGEVRVGDERFALDGGVASFDYSNGLLARNTEWRWASAHGLDIGFNLQAGYFGKQENVLWLDGQLHALGHVRFEYDLAAPLAPWHIYTDDGLLDLQFMPEGARRENKNLLVAATRYIQPIGSFSGWVKPEPGAAPRPVEHLVGVTEEHFSRW, encoded by the coding sequence ATGATCCCCGTGTCCCTGCCCGCGGCTCCGGCCAATGTCATCGCTGCCGACGGCCAGCCTTGCATGGGACGTTATGCCGGCCAGACCGGGACCATCGACTGGTCGACCTTGGCCCCGCCCTATGCGCGTGGCAAGCTGTGGCGGCGCTTCCATCACAAACGCTGGCAGTACGTGGCGCTGTCGACGCCGCAGCTGCTGTGCGGCATCGCGATTGTCGACGTCGGCTGGACCAATACCGCTTTCGCCTATGTCTTCGACCGCCAGCAAGGCAAGCAGATCGCCGGTTTTTCGCAAGACGGCATACCGGGCCTGAGCGCCAGGGTCAGTGACCGGCCGGACGGCGCCAGCCGCTTCCATTGTTTCGGCAACCGCATCGACTACCAGCCGCCAGCCGCGGGCGATCAAAGCGGCGGCATGTACCAGCTCAGCGTGCAGTGCGAACAGTTCGAACTTGAGGCCGAATTCGACGCCGGCCAGGCTGCTCCTTTGTTCCTGGCCGTCGGGCCGATTGTGCACGGCTCGGTGCACGCTACCCAGAAATCGCCCGGCATGCCGCTCACCGGCGAAGTACGCGTGGGTGACGAACGCTTTGCGCTGGATGGCGGCGTCGCCAGCTTCGACTATTCCAACGGCCTGCTGGCGCGCAATACCGAATGGCGCTGGGCTTCGGCCCACGGCCTGGATATCGGCTTCAACCTGCAAGCCGGTTATTTCGGCAAGCAGGAAAACGTGCTGTGGCTGGACGGCCAGCTGCATGCTCTCGGCCACGTGCGCTTCGAGTACGACCTGGCGGCGCCACTGGCGCCCTGGCACATCTACACCGACGACGGCCTGCTCGACCTGCAATTCATGCCGGAAGGGGCGCGCCGCGAAAACAAGAACCTGCTGGTCGCCGCCACCCGCTATATCCAGCCGATAGGCAGTTTCAGCGGCTGGGTCAAACCGGAGCCCGGCGCCGCGCCGCGCCCGGTGGAACACCTGGTGGGCGTAACCGAGGAACATTTCTCGCGCTGGTGA
- a CDS encoding Wadjet anti-phage system protein JetA family protein, producing MFFEPDRLNFFRPLAGKHRGVVVACVRALYERLHGPSADYGQNLTRDGLRDLLLPVVQESRQVLLAQEEAAANMELAEDDLIPAGADDQQSSSALLRTLLRDGWLETFGDRAGLVTAYRFTRAGKLFAEAFWAIDRRSARTRQRNVRSCRNALNAALRNVDAYDLIDAYDYAEKVISDLSEGVDYFQELVRRLMLEASQTPWDGFMEFLDRFEKEFKKQLTADSIERHRQAIRDVIARLHSLEHDKSQALEDQLNDIARWASQERQGASTLEWMLDRIEEMVEAACTTKHPELIKAMSVYMQRAASIVQQALMLRGGQTRQAYSLAISQTARLGGAAQDALLERIGAAIAPAEIRLLDPAGFKLRSASQRRKALTVTAQPKVTRDARLAAAMYRAEADAFALSNDDIVHRIRAELRLRDRPIRLSTLPAATTTDVLNNMQVVEAVRGARDDRLTVQKLPSKLWNEFYAGDDYQIEMKHDPE from the coding sequence TTGTTTTTTGAACCAGACCGACTTAATTTTTTCCGGCCGCTGGCCGGCAAGCACCGCGGCGTGGTGGTGGCTTGCGTGCGCGCGCTGTATGAGCGGCTGCATGGTCCCAGCGCCGACTACGGTCAGAACCTGACGCGCGACGGCTTGCGCGACCTGCTGCTGCCGGTGGTGCAGGAATCGCGCCAGGTTTTGCTGGCGCAGGAAGAGGCGGCAGCGAACATGGAGCTGGCCGAGGACGATTTGATTCCCGCCGGCGCCGACGACCAGCAAAGCAGCAGCGCGCTGCTGCGCACCTTGCTCAGGGACGGTTGGCTGGAAACCTTCGGCGACCGCGCCGGCCTGGTCACCGCCTATCGTTTCACGCGCGCCGGCAAGCTGTTTGCCGAGGCGTTCTGGGCCATAGACCGGCGCAGCGCCCGCACCCGCCAGCGCAACGTGCGCAGCTGCCGCAATGCACTCAACGCCGCGCTGCGCAATGTCGACGCCTATGATCTGATCGATGCCTACGACTATGCCGAAAAAGTCATCAGCGATTTGTCGGAAGGCGTCGATTATTTCCAGGAACTGGTGCGGCGCCTGATGCTGGAAGCCTCGCAAACGCCGTGGGACGGTTTCATGGAATTCCTCGACCGTTTCGAGAAAGAATTCAAGAAACAGCTCACCGCCGACAGCATCGAACGGCACCGGCAGGCGATCCGCGACGTGATCGCTCGCTTGCACAGCCTGGAGCATGACAAGTCGCAGGCGCTGGAAGACCAGCTCAACGACATCGCGCGCTGGGCCAGCCAGGAACGGCAAGGAGCGTCGACGCTGGAATGGATGCTGGACCGCATCGAAGAAATGGTGGAAGCGGCTTGCACCACCAAACATCCGGAGCTGATCAAGGCCATGAGCGTCTACATGCAGCGCGCCGCCAGCATCGTGCAGCAGGCGCTGATGCTGCGCGGCGGCCAGACCCGGCAAGCCTACAGCCTGGCCATCAGCCAGACCGCCAGGCTCGGCGGCGCGGCCCAGGACGCCTTGCTGGAGCGCATCGGCGCCGCCATCGCGCCGGCGGAAATCCGCCTGCTCGATCCGGCCGGCTTCAAGCTGCGCAGCGCCTCGCAACGGCGCAAGGCCCTGACGGTGACAGCGCAGCCGAAAGTGACGCGCGACGCCCGGCTGGCGGCGGCCATGTACCGCGCCGAAGCCGATGCCTTCGCCTTGTCCAACGACGACATCGTGCACCGTATCCGCGCCGAACTGCGTCTGCGCGACCGGCCGATCCGGCTGTCGACCCTGCCGGCGGCGACCACCACCGACGTCCTCAACAACATGCAAGTGGTGGAAGCCGTGCGCGGCGCGCGCGACGACCGGCTCACCGTGCAGAAACTGCCGAGCAAGCTCTGGAACGAGTTTTATGCCGGCGACGATTACCAGATCGAGATGAAACATGACCCTGAATGA